The Brachyhypopomus gauderio isolate BG-103 chromosome 7, BGAUD_0.2, whole genome shotgun sequence genome has a window encoding:
- the LOC143519543 gene encoding IgGFc-binding protein isoform X3, with protein MKEIIFHFFVYFADMGTLSFLFCFAILIVAVVGCPVGREFITAFMPNHGLNDGQSKLTLAITAQDSVATVSVEVKGLQYKESLRIEKRATKWITIPENSEISEDGTSTKTVLVTSDADITVVSSNFKPFSGDSSVIFPTSQLGKSHIVFTPDGGPMQKIVAIINGKEANAIDILPYSDVTLTNKKQLKQGVKTTVRLSPYEVYLLRSEETFSGTRLESRVPLAVLSGHQCLSIDDTCEHVYEQLVPIESLSDEYLVPAMHLIIGKDTAHMLAVEDETNVTIFHGLGTQHKELHAGELLDVTIQMPTIIRSNKRVMVMYTSSNVPFHVFLTNIIPTSAMAKSWSVYSQDDYQNFAVIVSEAESSKSLFDLLKLNVFPANKKYTWTIKPIGSVKGPITISGDSLQAVYVYGGKLRHGYGTTAVCNAVPAHTRPPPDPCSSIRCREGEECRKGACVATTSATCWAVGDPHYKTFDGKHFDFQGTCTYILSTTTKTEHGLVPFNILTKNNRRGSNKVSYVKMVSITVYGYSVAASQQRGVVEVDGEITHLPITIAEGKIQIVQRGRNMLIMTDFGLEVKYDWNTVLYITVPSTYSGALGGLCGNYNGDWRDEYSDHTGAQLSTVLEFAKIWKVLDNDLFCHDECEGKCLSCPAELQEKYTEDEHCGLMVKASGPFAACHKVMEPGIYADNCVYDVCINKGIRTFLCDNMRSYAEACAAAGVKIDSNWRVLADCPMQCPENSHYEICGTACAASCADRDAPSNCKQPCTESCQCNYGFVLSGDKCVPVNQCGCVYEGRYYTPDSMFWADKACTKKCSCSPESGRVTCTATKCNASEVCDTCNGVRDCYPLSYGTCQGSGDPHYQTFDGKAFDFQGTCTYYLSKLINPSDSSLVNFEVLVKNENRGMNRAVSYTKTVEIKVFGYTIIMSKDSYGKVMVNNLFVNLPFEKVDGGLSVFRSGYFGLVRTDFGMTVKFNWENYVSITLPSTYGNMVGGLCGNWNGNPSDDMFMPNKLMTTNPSVFGTSWKARSDPGCSEACQDMTCPKCDPAERNKDVFTKACSVITDKNGPFKGCHGKVSSAQFYEDCLYDMCMYAGHSTALCNILTAYTAACQTAFTIVEKWRNDSFCPSSCKANGHYNVCATACPQTCGHLNACQDIHCMEGCVCNDGFVLSCGECVPMEQCGCMHEGQYYHLGQVFYPKDQCNHRCICGEQGKVKCVDNFSCGPNDKCDVRGGIQACFPDEKGTCSVSGSGIYHSFDGNHFTVPGDCVCRMVEVLPEDKRNVPFSVTVQQLSSAKEAVVTRRIDIEVAGYHISLLPRVLWEIRVNNVKSVLPLTLEAGLVKAYQRGAFITLETSFGLWVTYDTVSMATFEVPSTYKKGVQGLCGNYDGNKADDFLLPDGTHAPSAEMFVEGWTLPEQVCQTGCGSKCTMPDKEHQIKTENACKVLIQDKGPFSNCHPKVSPTTFYDACTTDSASQPEDATRPCRLIQNYVAQCQQAGLSISTWRNVTFCSMRCPARSHYESGESVVMGDCIETCSCKTGQFVCQPLQCNEDQVCIQKEGISACVHDPCRKKRCREKEECVQKDNKAVCVAKAKASCRAIGDPHHETFDGRLFSFQGICSYTLVKTWGEDKSLTNFSIVNKNELAKGGRGSYIRSANIKIPGHEITINFGEHNKVKIDGKDSVLPVNLDSGGVTITQSGKLGTLRTDFGLEVIFNWGQYFQVTVSSSYYRNLVGLCGTYNDNSDDDLVTPAGDRPSDVTEWAASWSVADGDHSCWHFPPCSEEEKLLYRGPTYCGVLEDGAGPFAQCRDTFETAQFLSDCLFYACLRHGSREAYCTALEGYVNTCKHSHLEVSSEWRQITKCT; from the exons ATGAAAGAAATTATCTTCCATTTTTTTGTCTATTTTGCAGACATGGGGACTCTGTCTTTTCTGTTCTGCTTTGCCATTCTGATTGTAGCTG TCGTTGGATGCCCTGTAGGCCGTGAATTCATCACTGCTTTCATGCCTAATCATGGACTTAATGATGGTCAATCTAAACTCACACTTGCTATCACAGCCCAGGATTCTGTAGCCACTGTCTCAGTTGAGGTCAAAGGTCTCCAATACAAAGAATCACTGAGAATAGAGAAACGAGCTACAAAATGGATCACCATCCCAGAAAATTCTGAGATCAGTGAAGATGGAACTTCAACCAAAACTGTGCTGGTTACATCTGATGCAGACATCACGGTGGTGTCCTCCAACTTCAAACCATTCAGTGGAGACAGCAGTGTGATATTTCCCACAAGCCAGCTTGGCAAAAGTCACATAGTCTTCACCCCAGATGGTGGCCCCATGCAAAAGATTGTGGCCATCATCAATGGCAAGGAAGCCAACGCAATAGACATCCTGCCATATTCAGATGTGACGCTTACAAACAAGAAGCAGCTAAAACAAGGTGTCAAAACAACGGTGAGATTGTCTCCCTATGAAGTCTATCTGCTTCGGAGTGAGGAGACCTTCTCGGGGACCAGGCTCGAGTCCAGGGTTCCCTTGGCCGTACTCTCAGGGCACCAGTGCCTGAGCATCGATGATACCTGCGAGCATGTCTACGAGCAGCTAGTGCCGATAGAGTCACTCTCGGATGAGTACCTGGTCCCAGCCATGCACCTGATCATTGGGAAGGATACTGCCCATATGCTTGCAGTTGAAGATGAAACTAACGTGACCATCTTTCATGGGCTTGGTACCCAGCACAAGGAACTTCATGCTGGAGAGCTCCTGGATGTTACCATTCAAATGCCTACTATTATCCGAAGTAACAAAAGGGTCATGGTTATGTATACTAGTAGCAATGTCCCCTTTCATGTATTTTTGACTAATATAATTCCCACATCAGCGATGGCAAAATCATGGTCCGTTTATTCACAAGATGATTACCAGAATTTTGCAGTCATTGTCTCAGAGGCAGAATCCAGTAAATCTCTTTTTGACTTGCTGAAGTTGAATGTTTTTCCTGCAAACAAGAAGTACACGTGGACTATTAAACCTATTGGAAGCGTCAAAGGCCCTATAACTATATCGGGGGATTCACTGCAGGCTGTGTATGTTTATGGTGGGAAACTGAGGCATGGCTATGGCACAACAGCAGTGTGCAATGCTG TTCCTGCACATACCAGACCTCCACCCGATCCGTGCTCAAGTATCAGGTGTCGTGAGGGAGAGGAATGTAggaagggtgcgtgtgtggccACTACCTCTGCCACCTGCTGGGCTGTTGGAGACCCCCATTACAAAACATTTGATGGGAAGCATTTCGATTTCCAGGGCACGTGCACCTACATCTTGTCCACCACAACAAAAACGGAGCACGGCCTCGTCCCCTTCAACATTCTGACCAAGAATAATCGCAGAGGGAGCAATAAGGTGTCCTATGTAAAGATGGTGTCCATCACTGTGTATGGTTATTCCGTGGCTGCCAGTCAACAAAGGGGTGTTGTTGAG GTGGATGGTGAAATCACTCACTTGCCGATAACAATAGCTGAAGGAAAAATACAGATTGTGCAAAGGGGGAGGAACATGTTAATAATGACAGACTTTGGTCTAGAGGTGAAGTATGACTGGAACACGGTGCTCTACATTACAGTACCCAGCACCTATTCTGGCGCATTAGGTGGGCTATGTGGAAATTACAATGGTGACTGGAGAGATGAATATTCAGATCACACGGGAGCACAACTCTCCACTGTCCTGGAGTTCGCCAAGATCTGGAAAGTTCTAGACAATGACTTGTTCTGTCATGATGAATGTGAGGGAAAATGCCTCAGCTGCCCTGCTGAACTTCAAGAGAAATACACGGAAGATGAGCACTGTGGTCTCATGGTAAAAGCAAGTGGACCTTTTGCTGCCTGCCATAAGGTGATGGAGCCTGGCATCTATGCTGATAACTGTGTATATGACGTGTGCATCAATAAAGGCATCAGAACCTTCCTCTGTGATAACATGCGAAGTTATGCTGAAGCTTGTGCAGCAGCTGGAGTTAAGATTGACTCAAACTGGAGGGTGTTGGCTGACTGCC CAATGCAATGCCCGGAAAACAGCCATTATGAGATCTGTGGAACGGCCTGTGCTGCCTCTTGCGCAGATCGGGACGCACCATCCAACTGCAAACAGCCTTGCACAGAGAGCTGCCAGTGTAATTACGGCTTTGTGCTCAGTGGAGACAAATGCGTGCCAGTGAATCAGTGTGGCTGTGTCTATGAGGGCCGTTATTACACCCCTGACAGCATGTTCTGGGCAGACAAGGCGTGCACCAAAAAATGCTCCTGCAGTCCAGAGAGTGGACGGGTGACGTGTACTGCCACAAAGTGCAACGCGTCTGAAGTGTGTGACACGTGCAACGGTGTGAGAGATTGCTACCCACTGTCCTACGGGACCTGCCAGGGTTCTGGGGATCCTCACTATCAAACCTTTGATGGCAAGGCTTTTGACTTCCAGGGTACCTGCACCTATTACCTCTCTAAACTGATCAACCCATCTGACTCATCGCTGGTGAACTTTGAGGTCCTTGTCAAGAATGAGAACAGGGGCATGAACAGGGCTGTGTCTTACACCAAGACTGTAGAGATAAAAGTCTTTGGATACACAATTATCATGAGTAAAGACAGTTATGGCAAAGTAATG GTCAACAACCTGTTTGTAAATTTGCCATTTGAGAAGGTGGACGGTGGCCTCTCTGTTTTCCGCAGTGGCTACTTCGGATTGGTTCGAACAGACTTTGGCATGACTGTGAAATTTAACTGGGAAAACTACGTGTCAATTACCCTCCCTAGTACCTATGGTAACATGGTAGGAGGGCTCTGTGGAAATTGGAACGGCAACCCAAGCGACGACATGTTCATGCCCAACAAACTTATGACAACTAATCCGTCTGTGTTCGGAACCAGCTGGAAAGCCAGGAGTGACCCAGGTTGCTCAGAAGCGTGCCAGGACATGACGTGTCCCAAATGTGACCCCGCTGAGCGGAACAAGGATGTTTTTACAAAGGCCTGTAGTGTCATTACTGACAAAAATGGTCCATTTAAAGGATGCCATGGGAAGGTCAGCTCCGCACAGTTCTATGAAGACTGCCTGTATGACATGTGTATGTATGCTGGGCATTCTACAGCCCTCTGCAATATCCTTACAGCCTACACAGCTGCGTGCCAAACCGCATTCACCATTGTGGAGAAATGGAGAAATGATAGTTTCTGCC CTTCCTCCTGCAAAGCTAATGGCCACTACAACGTTTGTGCCACTGCCTGTCCACAGACCTGCGGCCACCTCAATGCCTGCCAGGACATCCATTGCATGGAAGGCTGCGTGTGCAACGACGGCTTCGTCCTGAGCTGTGGCGAGTGCGTGCCCATGGAGCAGTGTGGATGCATGCATGAAGGCCAGTACTACCATCTGGGTCAGGTCTTCTACCCCAAAGACCAGTGCAACCACAGGTGCATCTGTGGAGAGCAGGGAAAGGTCAAGTGTGTAGACAACTTCTCCTGTGGTCCGAATGACAAATGTGATGTCCGTGGTGGAATACAGGCCTGTTTCCCTGACGAAAAAGGAACTTGCTCAGTGTCTGGCTCTGGGATTTATCACTCCTTTGATGGAAACCACTTCACCGTTCCAGGGGACTGTGTGTGCAGAATGGTAGAAGTCCTACCAGAAGACAAGAGGAATGTGCCTTTCAGTGTGACAGTACAGCAACTGTCTTCAGCTAAAGAAGCTGTGGTCACAAGGAGAATCGATATAGAAGTTGCTGGATACCACATTTCACTGCTTCCTCGTGTCTTGTGGGAAATAAGG GTGAACAATGTCAAATCAGTTCTCCCTCTGACACTTGAGGCAGGACTAGTGAAGGCCTATCAGAGAGGTGCTTTCATCACTTTGGAAACCAGCTTTGGGCTTTGGGTCACATATGACACAGTGTCCATGGCCACATTTGAAGTCCCATCCACTTATAAAAAAGGAGTCCAAGGTCTCTGTGGTAATTATGATGGCAACAAGGCAGATGACTTCCTGTTGCCCGACGGTACGCACGCTCCTTCTGCTGAGATGTTCGTGGAGGGATGGACCCTTCCAGAGCAGGTCTGTCAAACAGGATGTGGCTCCAAATGCACAATGCCTGACAAGGAACATCAAATAAAAACAGAGAATGCTTGCAAGGTCCTAATACAGGACAAGGGCCCATTCTCTAACTGCCATCCCAAAGTGTCTCCCACAACATTTTACGATGCCTGCACAACAGATTCTGCTTCACAGCCAGAAGATGCAACACGTCCTTGCCGCCTCATCCAGAACTATGTGGCTCAATGTCAGCAGGCTGGTCTTTCCATTAGCACCTGGAGGAATGTAACTTTTTGTT CAATGAGGTGTCCTGCTAGGAGTCACTATGAG TCGGGTGAGTCGGTAGTGATGGGAGACTGTATAGAGACGTGCTCGTGCAAGACTGGACAGTTCGTATGCCAGCCCTTGCAATGCAATGAAGATCAGGTCTGCATCCAGAAGGAGGGCAtttctgcatgtgtgcatg ACCCTTGCCGGAAGAAAAGATGTCGTGAGAAAGAGGAGTGTGTGCAGAAAGACAACAAGGCAGTGTGTGTTGCCAAAGCCAAGGCCTCATGCAGAGCCATTGGTGATCCCCACCATGAGACATTCGATGGAAGACTGTTTTCTTTTCAGGGCATCTGCTCCTATACTTTGGTAAAAACGTGGGGTGAAGACAAAAGCCTCACCAACTTCAGTATCGTTAATAAGAATGAACTCGCCAAGGGAGGACGTGGATCTTACATTAGGTCAGCCAACATCAAGATCCCAGGTCACGAGATCACCATTAACTTTGGTGAGCATAACAAAGTGAAG ATTGATGGTAAAGACTCAGTCCTCCCTGTGAATCTGGACTCTGGTGGTGTTACCATTACTCAGTCAGGCAAACTGGGAACCCTGAGGACAGACTTTGGCTTGGAGGTCATCTTCAACTGGGGCCAGTACTTCCAGGTGACAGTGTCCAGCAGCTACTACAGAAACCTGGTGGGCCTGTGCGGCACTTATAACGACAACAGCGACGACGACTTGGTCACGCCGGCGGGTGACCGCCCATCAGACGTGACCGAGTGGGCGGCGTCCTGGAGCGTTGCCGATGGTGACCACAGCTGCTGGCATTTCCCCCCCTGCTCCGAGGAGGAGAAGCTCCTCTATCGCGGGCCGACATACTGCGGTGTGTTGGAAGACGGAGCAGGACCTTTCGCTCAGTGCCGTGACACTTTCGAAACGGCGCAGTTTCTGTCCGACTGCCTGTTTTATGCCTGTCTCAGGCACGGGAGCCGCGAGGCCTACTGCACAGCCCTGGAAGGCTACGTCAACACCTGCAAACATTCCCACCTGGAAGTGTCATCAGAGTGGAGGCAAATTACTAAATGTA CTTAA
- the LOC143519543 gene encoding IgGFc-binding protein isoform X2, whose amino-acid sequence MGTLSFLFCFAILIVAVVGCPVGREFITAFMPNHGLNDGQSKLTLAITAQDSVATVSVEVKGLQYKESLRIEKRATKWITIPENSEISEDGTSTKTVLVTSDADITVVSSNFKPFSGDSSVIFPTSQLGKSHIVFTPDGGPMQKIVAIINGKEANAIDILPYSDVTLTNKKQLKQGVKTTVRLSPYEVYLLRSEETFSGTRLESRVPLAVLSGHQCLSIDDTCEHVYEQLVPIESLSDEYLVPAMHLIIGKDTAHMLAVEDETNVTIFHGLGTQHKELHAGELLDVTIQMPTIIRSNKRVMVMYTSSNVPFHVFLTNIIPTSAMAKSWSVYSQDDYQNFAVIVSEAESSKSLFDLLKLNVFPANKKYTWTIKPIGSVKGPITISGDSLQAVYVYGGKLRHGYGTTAVCNAVPAHTRPPPDPCSSIRCREGEECRKGACVATTSATCWAVGDPHYKTFDGKHFDFQGTCTYILSTTTKTEHGLVPFNILTKNNRRGSNKVSYVKMVSITVYGYSVAASQQRGVVEVDGEITHLPITIAEGKIQIVQRGRNMLIMTDFGLEVKYDWNTVLYITVPSTYSGALGGLCGNYNGDWRDEYSDHTGAQLSTVLEFAKIWKVLDNDLFCHDECEGKCLSCPAELQEKYTEDEHCGLMVKASGPFAACHKVMEPGIYADNCVYDVCINKGIRTFLCDNMRSYAEACAAAGVKIDSNWRVLADCPMQCPENSHYEICGTACAASCADRDAPSNCKQPCTESCQCNYGFVLSGDKCVPVNQCGCVYEGRYYTPDSMFWADKACTKKCSCSPESGRVTCTATKCNASEVCDTCNGVRDCYPLSYGTCQGSGDPHYQTFDGKAFDFQGTCTYYLSKLINPSDSSLVNFEVLVKNENRGMNRAVSYTKTVEIKVFGYTIIMSKDSYGKVMVNNLFVNLPFEKVDGGLSVFRSGYFGLVRTDFGMTVKFNWENYVSITLPSTYGNMVGGLCGNWNGNPSDDMFMPNKLMTTNPSVFGTSWKARSDPGCSEACQDMTCPKCDPAERNKDVFTKACSVITDKNGPFKGCHGKVSSAQFYEDCLYDMCMYAGHSTALCNILTAYTAACQTAFTIVEKWRNDSFCPSSCKANGHYNVCATACPQTCGHLNACQDIHCMEGCVCNDGFVLSCGECVPMEQCGCMHEGQYYHLGQVFYPKDQCNHRCICGEQGKVKCVDNFSCGPNDKCDVRGGIQACFPDEKGTCSVSGSGIYHSFDGNHFTVPGDCVCRMVEVLPEDKRNVPFSVTVQQLSSAKEAVVTRRIDIEVAGYHISLLPRVLWEIRVNNVKSVLPLTLEAGLVKAYQRGAFITLETSFGLWVTYDTVSMATFEVPSTYKKGVQGLCGNYDGNKADDFLLPDGTHAPSAEMFVEGWTLPEQVCQTGCGSKCTMPDKEHQIKTENACKVLIQDKGPFSNCHPKVSPTTFYDACTTDSASQPEDATRPCRLIQNYVAQCQQAGLSISTWRNVTFCSMRCPARSHYEVCADMCSYSCASLSDSHGCPACLEGCECDEGFVFDGGDCKPLEDCGCLVDGRYYKSGESVVMGDCIETCSCKTGQFVCQPLQCNEDQVCIQKEGISACVHDPCRKKRCREKEECVQKDNKAVCVAKAKASCRAIGDPHHETFDGRLFSFQGICSYTLVKTWGEDKSLTNFSIVNKNELAKGGRGSYIRSANIKIPGHEITINFGEHNKVKIDGKDSVLPVNLDSGGVTITQSGKLGTLRTDFGLEVIFNWGQYFQVTVSSSYYRNLVGLCGTYNDNSDDDLVTPAGDRPSDVTEWAASWSVADGDHSCWHFPPCSEEEKLLYRGPTYCGVLEDGAGPFAQCRDTFETAQFLSDCLFYACLRHGSREAYCTALEGYVNTCKHSHLEVSSEWRQITKCT is encoded by the exons ATGGGGACTCTGTCTTTTCTGTTCTGCTTTGCCATTCTGATTGTAGCTG TCGTTGGATGCCCTGTAGGCCGTGAATTCATCACTGCTTTCATGCCTAATCATGGACTTAATGATGGTCAATCTAAACTCACACTTGCTATCACAGCCCAGGATTCTGTAGCCACTGTCTCAGTTGAGGTCAAAGGTCTCCAATACAAAGAATCACTGAGAATAGAGAAACGAGCTACAAAATGGATCACCATCCCAGAAAATTCTGAGATCAGTGAAGATGGAACTTCAACCAAAACTGTGCTGGTTACATCTGATGCAGACATCACGGTGGTGTCCTCCAACTTCAAACCATTCAGTGGAGACAGCAGTGTGATATTTCCCACAAGCCAGCTTGGCAAAAGTCACATAGTCTTCACCCCAGATGGTGGCCCCATGCAAAAGATTGTGGCCATCATCAATGGCAAGGAAGCCAACGCAATAGACATCCTGCCATATTCAGATGTGACGCTTACAAACAAGAAGCAGCTAAAACAAGGTGTCAAAACAACGGTGAGATTGTCTCCCTATGAAGTCTATCTGCTTCGGAGTGAGGAGACCTTCTCGGGGACCAGGCTCGAGTCCAGGGTTCCCTTGGCCGTACTCTCAGGGCACCAGTGCCTGAGCATCGATGATACCTGCGAGCATGTCTACGAGCAGCTAGTGCCGATAGAGTCACTCTCGGATGAGTACCTGGTCCCAGCCATGCACCTGATCATTGGGAAGGATACTGCCCATATGCTTGCAGTTGAAGATGAAACTAACGTGACCATCTTTCATGGGCTTGGTACCCAGCACAAGGAACTTCATGCTGGAGAGCTCCTGGATGTTACCATTCAAATGCCTACTATTATCCGAAGTAACAAAAGGGTCATGGTTATGTATACTAGTAGCAATGTCCCCTTTCATGTATTTTTGACTAATATAATTCCCACATCAGCGATGGCAAAATCATGGTCCGTTTATTCACAAGATGATTACCAGAATTTTGCAGTCATTGTCTCAGAGGCAGAATCCAGTAAATCTCTTTTTGACTTGCTGAAGTTGAATGTTTTTCCTGCAAACAAGAAGTACACGTGGACTATTAAACCTATTGGAAGCGTCAAAGGCCCTATAACTATATCGGGGGATTCACTGCAGGCTGTGTATGTTTATGGTGGGAAACTGAGGCATGGCTATGGCACAACAGCAGTGTGCAATGCTG TTCCTGCACATACCAGACCTCCACCCGATCCGTGCTCAAGTATCAGGTGTCGTGAGGGAGAGGAATGTAggaagggtgcgtgtgtggccACTACCTCTGCCACCTGCTGGGCTGTTGGAGACCCCCATTACAAAACATTTGATGGGAAGCATTTCGATTTCCAGGGCACGTGCACCTACATCTTGTCCACCACAACAAAAACGGAGCACGGCCTCGTCCCCTTCAACATTCTGACCAAGAATAATCGCAGAGGGAGCAATAAGGTGTCCTATGTAAAGATGGTGTCCATCACTGTGTATGGTTATTCCGTGGCTGCCAGTCAACAAAGGGGTGTTGTTGAG GTGGATGGTGAAATCACTCACTTGCCGATAACAATAGCTGAAGGAAAAATACAGATTGTGCAAAGGGGGAGGAACATGTTAATAATGACAGACTTTGGTCTAGAGGTGAAGTATGACTGGAACACGGTGCTCTACATTACAGTACCCAGCACCTATTCTGGCGCATTAGGTGGGCTATGTGGAAATTACAATGGTGACTGGAGAGATGAATATTCAGATCACACGGGAGCACAACTCTCCACTGTCCTGGAGTTCGCCAAGATCTGGAAAGTTCTAGACAATGACTTGTTCTGTCATGATGAATGTGAGGGAAAATGCCTCAGCTGCCCTGCTGAACTTCAAGAGAAATACACGGAAGATGAGCACTGTGGTCTCATGGTAAAAGCAAGTGGACCTTTTGCTGCCTGCCATAAGGTGATGGAGCCTGGCATCTATGCTGATAACTGTGTATATGACGTGTGCATCAATAAAGGCATCAGAACCTTCCTCTGTGATAACATGCGAAGTTATGCTGAAGCTTGTGCAGCAGCTGGAGTTAAGATTGACTCAAACTGGAGGGTGTTGGCTGACTGCC CAATGCAATGCCCGGAAAACAGCCATTATGAGATCTGTGGAACGGCCTGTGCTGCCTCTTGCGCAGATCGGGACGCACCATCCAACTGCAAACAGCCTTGCACAGAGAGCTGCCAGTGTAATTACGGCTTTGTGCTCAGTGGAGACAAATGCGTGCCAGTGAATCAGTGTGGCTGTGTCTATGAGGGCCGTTATTACACCCCTGACAGCATGTTCTGGGCAGACAAGGCGTGCACCAAAAAATGCTCCTGCAGTCCAGAGAGTGGACGGGTGACGTGTACTGCCACAAAGTGCAACGCGTCTGAAGTGTGTGACACGTGCAACGGTGTGAGAGATTGCTACCCACTGTCCTACGGGACCTGCCAGGGTTCTGGGGATCCTCACTATCAAACCTTTGATGGCAAGGCTTTTGACTTCCAGGGTACCTGCACCTATTACCTCTCTAAACTGATCAACCCATCTGACTCATCGCTGGTGAACTTTGAGGTCCTTGTCAAGAATGAGAACAGGGGCATGAACAGGGCTGTGTCTTACACCAAGACTGTAGAGATAAAAGTCTTTGGATACACAATTATCATGAGTAAAGACAGTTATGGCAAAGTAATG GTCAACAACCTGTTTGTAAATTTGCCATTTGAGAAGGTGGACGGTGGCCTCTCTGTTTTCCGCAGTGGCTACTTCGGATTGGTTCGAACAGACTTTGGCATGACTGTGAAATTTAACTGGGAAAACTACGTGTCAATTACCCTCCCTAGTACCTATGGTAACATGGTAGGAGGGCTCTGTGGAAATTGGAACGGCAACCCAAGCGACGACATGTTCATGCCCAACAAACTTATGACAACTAATCCGTCTGTGTTCGGAACCAGCTGGAAAGCCAGGAGTGACCCAGGTTGCTCAGAAGCGTGCCAGGACATGACGTGTCCCAAATGTGACCCCGCTGAGCGGAACAAGGATGTTTTTACAAAGGCCTGTAGTGTCATTACTGACAAAAATGGTCCATTTAAAGGATGCCATGGGAAGGTCAGCTCCGCACAGTTCTATGAAGACTGCCTGTATGACATGTGTATGTATGCTGGGCATTCTACAGCCCTCTGCAATATCCTTACAGCCTACACAGCTGCGTGCCAAACCGCATTCACCATTGTGGAGAAATGGAGAAATGATAGTTTCTGCC CTTCCTCCTGCAAAGCTAATGGCCACTACAACGTTTGTGCCACTGCCTGTCCACAGACCTGCGGCCACCTCAATGCCTGCCAGGACATCCATTGCATGGAAGGCTGCGTGTGCAACGACGGCTTCGTCCTGAGCTGTGGCGAGTGCGTGCCCATGGAGCAGTGTGGATGCATGCATGAAGGCCAGTACTACCATCTGGGTCAGGTCTTCTACCCCAAAGACCAGTGCAACCACAGGTGCATCTGTGGAGAGCAGGGAAAGGTCAAGTGTGTAGACAACTTCTCCTGTGGTCCGAATGACAAATGTGATGTCCGTGGTGGAATACAGGCCTGTTTCCCTGACGAAAAAGGAACTTGCTCAGTGTCTGGCTCTGGGATTTATCACTCCTTTGATGGAAACCACTTCACCGTTCCAGGGGACTGTGTGTGCAGAATGGTAGAAGTCCTACCAGAAGACAAGAGGAATGTGCCTTTCAGTGTGACAGTACAGCAACTGTCTTCAGCTAAAGAAGCTGTGGTCACAAGGAGAATCGATATAGAAGTTGCTGGATACCACATTTCACTGCTTCCTCGTGTCTTGTGGGAAATAAGG GTGAACAATGTCAAATCAGTTCTCCCTCTGACACTTGAGGCAGGACTAGTGAAGGCCTATCAGAGAGGTGCTTTCATCACTTTGGAAACCAGCTTTGGGCTTTGGGTCACATATGACACAGTGTCCATGGCCACATTTGAAGTCCCATCCACTTATAAAAAAGGAGTCCAAGGTCTCTGTGGTAATTATGATGGCAACAAGGCAGATGACTTCCTGTTGCCCGACGGTACGCACGCTCCTTCTGCTGAGATGTTCGTGGAGGGATGGACCCTTCCAGAGCAGGTCTGTCAAACAGGATGTGGCTCCAAATGCACAATGCCTGACAAGGAACATCAAATAAAAACAGAGAATGCTTGCAAGGTCCTAATACAGGACAAGGGCCCATTCTCTAACTGCCATCCCAAAGTGTCTCCCACAACATTTTACGATGCCTGCACAACAGATTCTGCTTCACAGCCAGAAGATGCAACACGTCCTTGCCGCCTCATCCAGAACTATGTGGCTCAATGTCAGCAGGCTGGTCTTTCCATTAGCACCTGGAGGAATGTAACTTTTTGTT CAATGAGGTGTCCTGCTAGGAGTCACTATGAGGTATGTGCAGACATGTGTTCTTATTCTTGTGCCAGCCTTTCTGACTCACACGGTTGTCCAGCATGCCTCGAGGGTTGTGAGTGTGATGAGGGCTTTGTGTTTGATGGGGGTGACTGTAAACCTCTAGAAGACTGTGGTTGTCTGGTGGATGGCAGATATTATAAG TCGGGTGAGTCGGTAGTGATGGGAGACTGTATAGAGACGTGCTCGTGCAAGACTGGACAGTTCGTATGCCAGCCCTTGCAATGCAATGAAGATCAGGTCTGCATCCAGAAGGAGGGCAtttctgcatgtgtgcatg ACCCTTGCCGGAAGAAAAGATGTCGTGAGAAAGAGGAGTGTGTGCAGAAAGACAACAAGGCAGTGTGTGTTGCCAAAGCCAAGGCCTCATGCAGAGCCATTGGTGATCCCCACCATGAGACATTCGATGGAAGACTGTTTTCTTTTCAGGGCATCTGCTCCTATACTTTGGTAAAAACGTGGGGTGAAGACAAAAGCCTCACCAACTTCAGTATCGTTAATAAGAATGAACTCGCCAAGGGAGGACGTGGATCTTACATTAGGTCAGCCAACATCAAGATCCCAGGTCACGAGATCACCATTAACTTTGGTGAGCATAACAAAGTGAAG ATTGATGGTAAAGACTCAGTCCTCCCTGTGAATCTGGACTCTGGTGGTGTTACCATTACTCAGTCAGGCAAACTGGGAACCCTGAGGACAGACTTTGGCTTGGAGGTCATCTTCAACTGGGGCCAGTACTTCCAGGTGACAGTGTCCAGCAGCTACTACAGAAACCTGGTGGGCCTGTGCGGCACTTATAACGACAACAGCGACGACGACTTGGTCACGCCGGCGGGTGACCGCCCATCAGACGTGACCGAGTGGGCGGCGTCCTGGAGCGTTGCCGATGGTGACCACAGCTGCTGGCATTTCCCCCCCTGCTCCGAGGAGGAGAAGCTCCTCTATCGCGGGCCGACATACTGCGGTGTGTTGGAAGACGGAGCAGGACCTTTCGCTCAGTGCCGTGACACTTTCGAAACGGCGCAGTTTCTGTCCGACTGCCTGTTTTATGCCTGTCTCAGGCACGGGAGCCGCGAGGCCTACTGCACAGCCCTGGAAGGCTACGTCAACACCTGCAAACATTCCCACCTGGAAGTGTCATCAGAGTGGAGGCAAATTACTAAATGTA CTTAA